One genomic window of Cinclus cinclus chromosome 6, bCinCin1.1, whole genome shotgun sequence includes the following:
- the BMP4 gene encoding bone morphogenetic protein 4: MIPGNRMLMVILLCQVLLGGTNHASLIPETGRKKVAELQGQAGSGRRSAQSHELLRGFETTLLQMFGLRRRPQPSKSAVIPSYMLDLYRLQSGEEEESLQEISLQYPERSTSRANTVRSFHHEEHLETVPGPSEAPRIRFVFNLSSVPENEVISSAELRLYREQVEEPSAAWERGFHRINIYEVMKPLSERAQAITRLLDTRLVHHNVTRWETFDVSPAVIRWTKDKQPNHGLVIEVTHLHHAQTHQGKHVRISRSLPQGRGDWAQLRPLLVTFGHDGRGHALTRRARRSPKHQRSRKNKKNCRRHALYVDFSDVGWNDWIVAPPGYQAFYCHGDCPFPLADHLNSTNHAIVQTLVNSVNSSIPKACCVPTELSAISMLYLDEYDKVVLKNYQEMVVEGCGCR; encoded by the exons ATGATTCCTGGTAACCGAATGCTGATGGTCATCCTACTATGCCAAGTCCTTCTAGGAGGTACTAACCATGCTAGCCTAATCCCGGAGACCGGCAGGAAGAAAGTGGCAGAGCTTCAGGGACAAGCCGGATCCGGACGCCGCTCTGCCCAAAGCCATGAACTCTTGCGGGGTTTCGAAACAACTCTGCTGCAGATGTTTGGGCTCCGAAGGCGGCCTCAGCCCAGCAAGTCAGCCGTCATTCCTAGTTACATGCTGGATCTCTATCGACTCCAGTCcggagaagaggaggaaagcCTCCAGGAAATTAGCCTGCAGTACCCTGAGCGATCGACCAGCCGGGCAAACACCGTGAGGAGTTTCCACCATGAAG aGCACCTGGAGACCGTCCCGGGTCCCAGCGAGGCGCCCCGGATCCGCTTCGTCTTCAACCTCAGCAGCGTGCCGGAAAACGAGGTGATCTCCTCGGCGGAGCTGCGGCTGTACCGGGAGCAGGTGGAGGAGCCGAGCGCGGCGTGGGAGAGGGGCTTCCACCGGATAAACATTTACGAAGTGATGAAGCCGCTGTCGGAGCGCGCCCAGGCCATTACGCGCCTGCTGGACACGCGGCTGGTGCACCACAACGTGACGCGCTGGGAGACCTTTGATGTGAGCCCGGCCGTGATCCGGTGGACCAAGGACAAGCAGCCGAACCACGGGCTGGTGATCGAGGTCACCCACCTCCACCACGCACAGACTCATCAGGGCAAACACGTCAGGATTAGCCGATCTTTACCTCAAGGGCGCGGGGACTGGGCGCAGCTCAGGCCGCTCCTGGTCACTTTTGGGCACGACGGGCGAGGCCACGCTCTGACCCGAAGAGCCCGCCGGAGCCCCAAGCACCAGCGTTCCcgcaagaacaaaaaaaactgCCGCCGCCATGCCCTTTATGTGGATTTCAGCGACGTGGGCTGGAACGACTGGATCGTGGCACCCCCGGGGTACCAGGCGTTTTACTGCCACGGGGACTGCCCCTTCCCTCTGGCCGACCACCTCAACTCCACGAACCACGCCATCGTGCAGACGCTGGTGAACTCCGTGAACTCCAGCATTCCCAAGGCCTGCTGCGTGCCCACGGAGCTCAGCGCCATCTCCATGCTCTACCTGGATGAGTATGACAAGGTGGTCCTGAAAAACTACCAGGAGATGGTGGTGGAGGGGTGCGGGTGCCGCTga